Proteins encoded in a region of the Ancylobacter sp. SL191 genome:
- a CDS encoding methyl-accepting chemotaxis protein, whose translation MTRLTIRHRILASFLAVLLVLSAVTAVSYRWFRQAEQEALTIETSTVPALIASLKMREAWARAQGLLTSVALETDSNGRAAVLEQLKANRTTITQGLAAYEATLDSSEDRRNYEALKAEANGFWPAEDAALTLPADALHAAIRTDLMPRLASIDKALDEAVALNQAAEEASTDHIVAVIRNAEIGLYLGFILAAALSLLSGWLLFRAITVPLGTLVGAVGVMRTGDFSTRLALTRRDEFATLADGFNAMADELTALIGQVQKSSIQVNTSITELAATSKEQQATSSEIAATTTEIGATAKEISATSNELVRTMTEVSHVAEETATLAGGGQAGLARMEATMRHVMEAAGAINGKLAVLSEKAGNINQMVTTITKVADQTNLLSLNAAIEAEKAGQYGRGFAVVATEIRRLADQTATSTYDIEQMVRDIQSAVAAGVMGMDKFSEEVRRGMTEVQEVGGQLTAIIQQVQGLVPRFEIANEGMQAQATGAEQISDALGQLSEAAQQTVESLHQSTLAIDELSQVSGGLRSSIARFRLRA comes from the coding sequence ATGACCCGACTGACAATCCGCCACCGCATTCTTGCGAGTTTCCTGGCGGTGCTGCTGGTGCTGAGCGCGGTGACGGCGGTGAGCTACCGCTGGTTCCGCCAGGCCGAGCAGGAAGCGCTGACCATCGAGACCAGCACCGTCCCCGCCCTGATCGCCAGCCTCAAGATGCGCGAGGCCTGGGCCCGCGCGCAGGGGCTTCTGACCTCCGTCGCGCTGGAGACCGACAGCAACGGTCGAGCGGCGGTGCTGGAGCAGCTCAAGGCGAACCGGACCACGATCACGCAGGGTCTCGCGGCCTATGAGGCGACGCTGGATTCCTCGGAGGACCGGCGCAATTACGAGGCGCTCAAGGCCGAAGCGAATGGCTTCTGGCCGGCGGAGGATGCCGCGCTCACCCTTCCGGCCGACGCGCTGCACGCCGCGATCCGCACCGATCTGATGCCGCGCCTCGCCTCCATCGACAAGGCGCTGGACGAGGCGGTGGCGCTCAATCAGGCCGCGGAGGAAGCCTCCACCGACCATATCGTCGCGGTGATCCGCAACGCCGAGATCGGGCTCTATCTCGGCTTCATCCTGGCCGCCGCGCTGTCGCTGCTGAGCGGCTGGCTGCTGTTCCGCGCCATCACCGTGCCGCTCGGCACGCTGGTGGGAGCGGTCGGCGTGATGCGCACCGGCGATTTCAGTACCCGGCTCGCGCTGACGCGGCGCGACGAGTTCGCCACGTTGGCCGATGGCTTCAACGCCATGGCGGACGAGCTCACTGCGCTGATCGGGCAGGTGCAGAAGTCGAGCATCCAGGTCAACACCTCGATCACCGAACTCGCCGCCACCTCCAAGGAGCAGCAGGCGACCTCCAGCGAGATCGCCGCCACCACCACCGAGATCGGCGCCACCGCCAAGGAGATTTCCGCCACCTCGAACGAGCTGGTGCGCACCATGACCGAGGTGTCGCATGTCGCCGAGGAGACGGCGACGCTGGCCGGCGGTGGCCAGGCCGGCCTTGCCCGCATGGAAGCGACGATGCGCCATGTGATGGAGGCGGCGGGCGCCATCAACGGCAAGCTGGCCGTGCTCAGTGAGAAGGCCGGCAACATCAACCAGATGGTGACCACCATCACCAAGGTGGCCGACCAGACCAACCTGCTCTCGCTCAACGCCGCCATCGAGGCGGAGAAGGCCGGGCAGTACGGGCGCGGCTTCGCCGTGGTGGCGACCGAGATCCGCCGCCTCGCCGACCAGACGGCGACCTCGACCTATGACATCGAGCAGATGGTGCGGGACATCCAGTCGGCGGTCGCCGCCGGCGTGATGGGCATGGACAAGTTCTCCGAGGAAGTGCGGCGCGGCATGACCGAGGTGCAGGAGGTCGGGGGCCAGCTCACGGCGATCATCCAGCAGGTGCAGGGCCTCGTGCCGCGCTTCGAGATCGCCAATGAGGGCATGCAGGCGCAGGCCACCGGCGCCGAGCAGATCAGCGACGCGCTCGGCCAGCTCAGCGAGGCGGCGCAGCAGACGGTGGAATCGCTGCACCAGTCGACGCTCGCCATTGACGAGCTGAGCCAGGTGTCCGGCGGCTTGCGCAGTTCGATCGCGCGGTTCAGGCTCAGGGCCTGA
- a CDS encoding DUF6691 family protein — protein sequence MRAALSVLVHLAIGLIFGVGLVISGMANPAKVLNFLDLAGSFDPSLAFVMGGAVLVAFVGFRLALARPAPLLAARFHLPTRRDIDARLIVGPGLFGIGWGLGGFCPGPAFTAIGLAAPGTLVFVPAMLIGMAAARALQERV from the coding sequence ATGCGCGCGGCGCTTTCCGTCCTTGTCCATCTCGCCATCGGCCTCATCTTCGGCGTCGGCCTCGTCATCTCCGGCATGGCGAACCCGGCCAAGGTGCTGAACTTCCTCGATCTCGCGGGAAGCTTCGACCCGTCCCTCGCCTTTGTCATGGGCGGGGCGGTGCTGGTGGCGTTTGTCGGCTTCCGGCTCGCGCTGGCCCGCCCCGCGCCGCTGCTGGCCGCCCGCTTCCATCTGCCGACACGACGCGACATCGACGCGCGGCTGATCGTCGGGCCGGGGCTGTTCGGCATCGGCTGGGGGCTCGGCGGCTTCTGCCCCGGCCCGGCCTTCACGGCGATCGGCCTTGCCGCGCCGGGCACCCTCGTCTTCGTTCCGGCGATGCTCATCGGCATGGCGGCGGCGCGGGCGCTGCAGGAGCGCGTTTGA
- the cydC gene encoding thiol reductant ABC exporter subunit CydC → MSQHPPGRARALFAILRLFFAQKPLALSAGIGLAVVTLVAGIALLGTAGWFITATAIAGLSTATALAFDLFAPSAVIRLLALLRTAGRYGERLVTHDAALGVLAGLRERLFRGWAAPEAAGRLADRPSRLLFRLTLDIDALDSLYLRVALPVAAALIVAAGLIGAIAVIDGTTALIFAALLLGVGIGVPLVALKAARKPARRRAHVLEVLRARAVDLLAGQTDLVMAGRLGAQRAALTAADARLTDADDALNRVETRIGASFTAASGVLLAVMLVLVAGLAQGGGIDAPIAALVLLVALAAFDPFAALRRGVIEAERALIAATRLAPRLRPAAPPPAPAAPPPGLALRLADVTLGHDALKPGGARVLTGLSLDVPRGAHIAFLGTSGAGKSTLLAALAGELTPQAGALATLPSSLLTQRTELFQDSLAGNLRLAKPSASEGELYAALAQAGLADVVEAQPDGLESRLGEGGIGLSGGQQRRLALARLILRGAPLWLLDEPTDGLDGATARAVLAQLTACAGDHTLVLATHLRREAAIADTLVLLAEGRLHTVARRGAPAYDALLTGLRDD, encoded by the coding sequence ATGAGTCAGCATCCCCCCGGCCGCGCCCGCGCGCTCTTTGCCATTCTCCGGCTGTTCTTCGCGCAAAAGCCGCTGGCGCTGTCCGCTGGCATCGGCCTTGCCGTGGTCACGCTGGTGGCCGGCATCGCCCTGCTCGGAACCGCCGGCTGGTTCATCACCGCCACCGCCATTGCCGGCCTGAGTACCGCGACGGCGCTGGCCTTCGACTTGTTCGCCCCCTCCGCCGTCATCCGCCTGCTGGCGCTTTTGCGCACCGCCGGGCGTTATGGCGAGCGGCTGGTGACGCATGATGCCGCGCTTGGCGTGCTCGCCGGGCTGCGCGAGCGGCTGTTTCGCGGCTGGGCGGCGCCGGAGGCGGCCGGACGGCTGGCCGACCGGCCCTCGCGCCTGCTGTTCCGCCTGACGCTCGACATTGACGCGCTGGATTCGCTCTATCTGCGCGTCGCCCTGCCCGTCGCGGCGGCGCTCATCGTGGCGGCCGGGCTGATCGGCGCCATCGCGGTGATCGACGGGACGACCGCGCTGATCTTCGCCGCGCTGCTGCTCGGTGTCGGCATCGGCGTGCCGCTCGTCGCGCTGAAGGCCGCGCGCAAGCCTGCGCGGCGGCGGGCGCATGTGCTGGAAGTGCTGCGCGCCCGCGCGGTGGATCTGCTCGCCGGGCAGACCGATCTCGTCATGGCCGGGCGGCTCGGGGCGCAGCGCGCCGCGCTCACAGCGGCCGACGCCCGGCTCACGGATGCCGATGACGCGCTGAACCGGGTGGAGACGCGCATTGGCGCGAGTTTCACCGCGGCCTCCGGCGTGCTGCTGGCCGTGATGCTGGTGCTGGTCGCCGGGCTCGCGCAGGGCGGCGGCATTGACGCCCCCATCGCGGCGCTGGTGCTGCTGGTGGCACTCGCCGCCTTCGATCCCTTCGCGGCGTTGCGGCGGGGCGTGATCGAGGCCGAACGCGCGCTCATCGCCGCCACCCGTCTCGCCCCGCGCCTGCGGCCCGCCGCGCCGCCCCCGGCCCCCGCCGCGCCGCCGCCGGGGCTGGCGCTCCGCCTCGCCGATGTGACGCTCGGCCATGACGCGCTCAAACCTGGCGGCGCGCGGGTTCTGACCGGGCTCAGCCTCGATGTGCCGCGCGGCGCGCACATCGCTTTTCTCGGGACGAGCGGTGCCGGCAAGTCGACCCTGCTCGCGGCGCTGGCGGGCGAACTCACGCCGCAGGCCGGCGCGCTCGCCACCCTGCCATCGAGCCTGCTCACCCAGCGCACCGAGCTGTTCCAGGACAGCCTCGCCGGCAATCTCCGGCTCGCCAAACCTTCCGCCAGCGAGGGCGAGCTCTACGCCGCGCTGGCACAGGCCGGCCTTGCCGATGTGGTGGAGGCGCAGCCGGACGGATTGGAAAGCCGGCTCGGCGAAGGCGGCATCGGGCTGTCCGGCGGCCAGCAGCGCCGCCTGGCACTCGCCCGGCTGATCCTGCGTGGCGCTCCGCTCTGGCTGCTCGACGAGCCGACCGATGGGCTCGACGGCGCCACCGCCCGCGCGGTGCTGGCGCAGCTCACCGCCTGCGCCGGAGACCACACGCTGGTGCTGGCGACCCATCTGCGGCGCGAGGCGGCGATCGCCGATACGCTCGTCCTGCTCGCGGAGGGTCGCCTCCACACCGTCGCGCGGCGCGGCGCGCCCGCCTATGATGCGCTGCTGACGGGCCTGCGGGACGATTGA
- a CDS encoding YeeE/YedE family protein: MTIFMATATAFTPYASFAGGVLIGLSAVLLLLVEGRIAGISGIASRLLPPARDGGNGGRIAFLAGLVAAPFLVSVITGEAVAQTVSGNAVLMGVAGLLVGFGSVWGGGCTSGHGVCGLARLSPRSLVATAVFMAAGFLTVFVTRHLIGG, encoded by the coding sequence ATGACGATCTTCATGGCCACCGCGACCGCGTTCACCCCCTACGCCTCCTTCGCCGGAGGCGTGCTGATCGGGCTTTCCGCCGTGCTCCTGCTGCTCGTCGAGGGCCGCATCGCCGGCATCAGCGGCATCGCCAGCCGGCTTTTGCCGCCCGCGCGCGATGGGGGAAATGGCGGGCGCATCGCCTTTCTCGCGGGCCTTGTCGCCGCGCCCTTTCTGGTGAGCGTGATCACCGGCGAGGCGGTGGCGCAGACCGTCTCCGGCAATGCCGTGCTGATGGGTGTCGCCGGGTTGCTGGTCGGCTTCGGTTCGGTCTGGGGCGGGGGATGCACCTCCGGCCATGGCGTGTGCGGCCTCGCCCGGCTCTCCCCGCGCTCACTGGTGGCGACGGCTGTGTTCATGGCGGCGGGCTTCCTCACCGTCTTCGTCACCCGCCACCTGATCGGAGGCTGA
- a CDS encoding chemotaxis protein CheW, whose amino-acid sequence MLFLTFRIGKDRYVLDARQVEEVLPLVAAKALPGAPSGIAGLISYHGQPVPLLDLALLATGQPVAEVMSSRIILLRYPEAGEGAALLALAAEEVIATVKRAPSDFVPTGVEAGMPAYLGPVAADADGLLQWVKAPALLSDDIRAILFRQVEPASGEVRP is encoded by the coding sequence GTGCTGTTCCTCACATTCCGCATCGGCAAGGACCGCTACGTGCTCGATGCGCGGCAGGTCGAGGAGGTGCTGCCGCTCGTCGCCGCCAAGGCGCTGCCCGGCGCGCCGTCGGGGATCGCCGGCCTTATCAGCTATCACGGCCAGCCCGTGCCGCTGCTCGACCTCGCGCTCCTCGCCACCGGCCAGCCGGTGGCGGAGGTGATGAGCTCGCGCATCATCCTGCTGCGCTACCCGGAAGCGGGCGAGGGCGCCGCCCTTCTGGCGCTCGCCGCCGAGGAGGTGATCGCCACGGTGAAGCGCGCGCCGTCCGATTTCGTGCCGACGGGCGTCGAGGCGGGCATGCCCGCCTATCTCGGCCCGGTCGCCGCCGATGCGGACGGGCTGCTGCAATGGGTCAAGGCGCCGGCTTTGCTGAGCGATGACATCCGCGCCATCCTGTTCCGCCAGGTAGAACCGGCGAGCGGAGAGGTGCGGCCATGA
- the tehA gene encoding dicarboxylate transporter/tellurite-resistance protein TehA, giving the protein MPHPRLPIIPVSFFGMVLGLVGLGGSWRAAHHVWGTPAVIGEAIMAAGSLVWAVVLALYALKWLRARPAAMAEISHPVQSGFVGLAGVATLLVSIAAAPYSRDLAILLLIAGAAFTLGFGVWRSGALLYGERDPALATPVLYLPTVAGCYVTGTACGVLGYPDWGQLAFGAGLFSWLAMESVLLYRFQHGAALAPALRPTLGIQLAPPVVGAVTYLAVTNGPPDIFVRALIGYGLLQLLLLARLLPWILKQSLSPAYWAFTFGLTALATASIQLIGRGETGALALLAPALLALATVVVGITSGHSLWLLLTGKLVPAPAPAPPVSTPA; this is encoded by the coding sequence GTGCCACACCCGCGACTGCCCATCATCCCCGTCTCCTTCTTCGGCATGGTGCTGGGGCTGGTCGGCCTCGGCGGCAGCTGGCGCGCCGCCCATCATGTCTGGGGCACGCCCGCTGTCATCGGCGAGGCGATCATGGCGGCCGGCTCCCTCGTCTGGGCCGTGGTGCTCGCGCTCTACGCGCTGAAATGGCTGCGCGCCCGGCCCGCCGCGATGGCCGAGATCAGCCATCCCGTGCAATCGGGCTTTGTCGGCCTCGCCGGCGTCGCGACGCTGCTGGTGAGCATCGCCGCCGCGCCCTATTCCCGCGATCTGGCGATCCTGCTGCTCATCGCGGGCGCCGCCTTCACTCTCGGCTTCGGCGTCTGGCGCTCCGGCGCGCTGCTTTATGGCGAGCGCGACCCGGCGCTGGCGACGCCGGTGCTCTATCTGCCGACCGTCGCCGGCTGCTACGTCACCGGCACCGCCTGCGGCGTGCTGGGCTATCCCGACTGGGGCCAGCTCGCCTTCGGGGCCGGGCTGTTCTCCTGGCTCGCCATGGAATCCGTGCTGCTCTACCGCTTCCAGCACGGCGCCGCGCTCGCCCCGGCGCTGCGCCCGACGCTCGGCATCCAGCTCGCCCCACCGGTGGTCGGCGCGGTGACCTATCTCGCCGTCACCAACGGCCCGCCGGACATCTTTGTGCGCGCCCTGATCGGCTATGGCCTGCTGCAGCTCCTGCTGCTGGCGCGGCTGCTGCCGTGGATCCTCAAGCAATCGCTGTCGCCGGCCTATTGGGCCTTCACCTTCGGTCTCACCGCGCTGGCCACCGCCAGCATCCAGCTGATCGGGCGCGGCGAGACCGGGGCGCTGGCGCTGCTCGCCCCCGCCTTGCTCGCTCTGGCGACAGTGGTGGTGGGGATCACCTCCGGCCATTCGCTCTGGCTGCTGCTGACGGGAAAGCTGGTGCCCGCGCCCGCTCCGGCCCCACCTGTCTCGACGCCGGCCTGA
- a CDS encoding ArsR/SmtB family transcription factor: MKARVEEASAFLKTLANPDRLLIACALVGGERSVGELEALLDLRQPALSQQIAGLRAAGLITGRKEGKQVFYRLADPRVQTFITTMHGLFCAAPGGAHAAGDEEPR, translated from the coding sequence ATGAAGGCCCGCGTCGAGGAGGCCAGCGCCTTCCTCAAGACGCTGGCCAATCCCGACCGGCTGCTCATCGCCTGCGCGCTGGTGGGCGGCGAGCGCTCGGTCGGCGAACTGGAGGCGCTGCTCGACCTGCGCCAGCCGGCGCTGTCCCAGCAGATCGCGGGCCTGCGGGCGGCCGGGCTGATCACCGGCCGCAAGGAAGGCAAGCAGGTATTCTACCGGCTCGCCGATCCGCGCGTTCAGACCTTCATCACCACCATGCACGGCCTGTTCTGCGCCGCACCGGGCGGCGCTCACGCCGCCGGGGACGAGGAGCCGAGATGA
- a CDS encoding alpha/beta fold hydrolase — protein sequence MTTPVIPYPPGLPVRFPAADGYELGGTLWRHEDRAPHQASVVIACATSVRARYYARFAGWLHSHGFNVLTFDYRGIGESRPARLRGFEADWTDWGEKDLEGALVFIRRSFPGDALDLVAHSFGGVAFGLAPSNAQVRRAVTVGAQYAHWRDYAPTSRAGMVLKWHVAMPALTRLAGYFPGGRLGWMEDTPAGVAHDWAGMGPHYPSSVRRHRPGEAERLAARFATARAALLAIGLEDDPYGTVPALERALGHFTGAARAHLRIAPADIGVAAIGHFAFFHARFQDTLWPIPLAWLTQGRLPASAPGRWVILP from the coding sequence GTGACGACCCCCGTGATCCCCTACCCTCCCGGCCTGCCCGTCCGCTTTCCCGCCGCCGATGGCTATGAGCTCGGCGGGACGCTGTGGCGTCATGAGGATAGGGCGCCGCACCAGGCGAGCGTGGTCATCGCCTGCGCGACGTCGGTGCGGGCGCGCTATTACGCCCGCTTCGCCGGCTGGCTGCACAGCCATGGCTTCAACGTGCTCACCTTCGACTATCGCGGCATTGGCGAGAGCCGTCCCGCCCGGCTGCGCGGCTTTGAGGCCGACTGGACCGATTGGGGCGAAAAGGATCTGGAGGGCGCGCTCGTCTTCATCCGCCGGAGCTTCCCCGGCGACGCGCTCGACCTCGTCGCGCATTCCTTCGGCGGCGTCGCTTTCGGCCTCGCGCCGTCCAATGCGCAGGTGCGCCGCGCGGTGACGGTCGGCGCGCAATACGCCCATTGGCGCGACTATGCCCCCACGTCCCGCGCCGGCATGGTGCTGAAATGGCATGTCGCCATGCCCGCGCTAACCCGGCTCGCCGGCTATTTTCCCGGCGGCCGCCTCGGCTGGATGGAGGACACACCGGCCGGCGTCGCGCACGACTGGGCGGGTATGGGCCCGCATTACCCCTCAAGCGTGCGCCGGCACCGTCCCGGCGAAGCCGAACGTCTCGCCGCGCGCTTCGCCACCGCCCGCGCGGCGCTGCTCGCCATCGGGCTGGAGGACGACCCCTACGGCACCGTGCCGGCGCTGGAACGGGCGCTCGGCCATTTTACCGGCGCGGCGCGCGCCCATCTGCGGATCGCCCCGGCCGATATCGGGGTGGCCGCGATCGGCCATTTCGCCTTCTTCCATGCGCGCTTTCAGGACACGCTGTGGCCCATCCCGCTCGCCTGGCTGACCCAGGGCAGGCTGCCGGCATCGGCGCCCGGACGCTGGGTTATCTTACCTTGA
- a CDS encoding CheR family methyltransferase gives MSAAASHRTEHGPIERLLHNTIGLDAGTLGAQTIAYAVRQRLAATGIADETAYARHAAADPTELQELVNAIVVPETWFFRDPRAFAAMTQHVAGRATHTGPLRLLSLPCSTGEEAYSMAMALLDAGIPADGFVIDAVDVSTRNIVEARRAIYGRNSFRGRDLAFRERYFEAVDGGYRPHAAVRAPVRLRTGNLFDPGLLLGETAYDVIFCRNLLIYFDRADQIRALERLGARLAPDGLLLVGPAESGLPLLNGYASLRSPMAFAFTRVAPTPRPAPRPAAPARRPSPRPEGRPVARPAARAPATAPHRLAAPRVPVSPAPAAPSAGGDKAAASLAAIEAAANAGRLAEAKAAAHRHIAAFGPSAGVFYLLGLACDAGDDAAGAAEQYRKALYLAPDHREALAHLALLLRRKGDEAGAARLRARLERLGAGGDG, from the coding sequence ATGAGCGCGGCGGCGAGCCACAGGACGGAGCACGGCCCCATTGAGCGCCTGCTGCACAACACGATCGGGCTCGATGCCGGAACGCTCGGCGCGCAGACGATCGCCTATGCCGTGCGCCAGCGCCTCGCGGCCACCGGCATTGCCGACGAGACCGCCTATGCCCGCCATGCCGCCGCCGACCCGACCGAGCTTCAGGAGCTGGTCAACGCCATCGTCGTGCCAGAGACCTGGTTCTTCCGCGATCCCCGCGCCTTTGCGGCGATGACGCAGCACGTCGCCGGGCGGGCGACGCATACCGGCCCGCTGCGGCTGCTCAGCCTGCCCTGCTCGACCGGCGAGGAAGCCTATTCCATGGCCATGGCGCTGCTCGATGCCGGCATCCCCGCCGACGGCTTCGTGATCGACGCGGTGGACGTCTCCACCCGCAACATCGTCGAGGCGCGGCGCGCCATCTATGGGCGCAATTCGTTTCGCGGCCGCGACCTCGCCTTCCGCGAGCGTTATTTCGAGGCGGTGGACGGGGGCTACCGTCCCCACGCGGCCGTGCGCGCGCCGGTGCGGCTGCGCACCGGCAATCTGTTCGATCCCGGCCTGCTGTTGGGCGAGACGGCCTATGACGTCATCTTCTGCCGCAACCTGCTGATCTATTTCGACCGCGCCGACCAGATCCGGGCGCTGGAGCGGCTCGGCGCGCGGCTGGCGCCGGACGGGCTGCTGCTGGTGGGGCCGGCGGAATCCGGCCTGCCGCTGCTCAACGGCTATGCCTCGCTGCGCAGCCCGATGGCCTTTGCCTTCACCCGCGTGGCGCCGACGCCGCGCCCTGCCCCGCGCCCGGCGGCCCCCGCGCGCCGTCCGTCACCCAGGCCGGAGGGGCGCCCCGTCGCCCGCCCGGCCGCGCGCGCGCCGGCCACCGCACCGCACCGCCTCGCCGCGCCGCGCGTGCCGGTCTCGCCGGCCCCGGCGGCGCCGTCCGCCGGCGGCGACAAAGCGGCGGCCAGCCTTGCCGCGATCGAGGCCGCGGCCAATGCCGGGCGCCTGGCCGAGGCCAAGGCGGCCGCGCACCGGCACATCGCCGCTTTCGGCCCCTCGGCCGGCGTGTTCTATCTGCTCGGCCTTGCCTGCGACGCCGGCGACGACGCCGCCGGCGCCGCCGAGCAGTACCGCAAGGCGCTGTATCTTGCGCCGGACCACCGCGAGGCACTTGCCCATCTCGCTTTGCTTCTGCGCCGCAAGGGCGACGAGGCGGGCGCCGCCCGGCTGCGCGCGCGGCTGGAGCGGCTCGGCGCGGGCGGTGACGGCTGA
- the cydD gene encoding thiol reductant ABC exporter subunit CydD produces MPAATVAAPVPRVKPRMRTAARRAERAGLMLQLAAPLVWIPQAGLLAFAVGAIADGQPASAALLPALGIALLGFLRAGLDAAGARLSFRAARAELTRLRAEAARALATRSPLAIDRPASGLAASVLTEQAEAVVPYLARFAPARMKASVIPLVLLACVLPISWAAGLLLLLTAPLIPLFMALIGLQAKAASEAQLVEMGSLNGFLLDRLRGLATIRSLGAVDATARRLREDADSLARRTMVVLRIAFLSSAVLELFSAIGVALVAAYIGLHLLGALEFGSWGRDFGLAQGLFMLLLAPALFEPLRELASAWHDRAAGQAALAALERLAAPGPGIVGDDAPGRVAAQGAPSVRLEALGFRHGDGAAVFDGFTLDVAAGEHVALFAPSGAGKSTLLALIAGLAAPDSGRVLVDGETLTEASAARLRARMAHIGQRPHIFAGTLNANVSLGRAGVDAPAITAALTAARLDTVAARRGPAPIGEAGRGLSGGEALRLALARLAATPQAGLILADEPTAHLDATTSAEVTEGLLALAQGRTLILATHDPALAARMDRVITLAPGAAAGEAA; encoded by the coding sequence ATGCCCGCCGCGACCGTGGCGGCGCCTGTGCCGCGCGTGAAACCCAGAATGCGCACGGCCGCCCGCCGCGCCGAGCGAGCGGGGCTGATGCTCCAGCTCGCCGCCCCGCTGGTGTGGATTCCGCAGGCCGGCCTTCTCGCCTTCGCCGTGGGCGCCATTGCCGACGGCCAGCCGGCGAGCGCCGCGCTGCTGCCCGCGCTCGGCATCGCCCTGCTCGGCTTTCTGCGCGCGGGTCTCGACGCCGCCGGCGCCCGGCTGAGCTTTCGCGCCGCGCGGGCGGAACTCACCCGGCTGCGGGCAGAGGCGGCGCGTGCGCTCGCCACCCGCTCCCCGCTCGCCATCGACCGGCCGGCCTCCGGCCTCGCCGCCAGCGTGCTGACCGAGCAGGCGGAGGCGGTGGTGCCCTATCTCGCCCGCTTCGCCCCGGCGCGGATGAAGGCGAGCGTCATCCCGCTGGTGCTGCTCGCCTGCGTCCTGCCGATCTCCTGGGCCGCCGGCCTGCTGCTGCTGCTCACCGCGCCGCTGATCCCGCTCTTCATGGCGCTGATCGGCCTGCAGGCGAAGGCGGCGAGCGAGGCGCAGCTCGTGGAGATGGGCAGCCTCAACGGCTTCCTGCTCGACCGGCTGCGCGGCCTCGCCACCATCCGCTCGCTCGGCGCGGTGGATGCCACCGCGCGCCGGCTGCGCGAGGATGCCGACAGCCTCGCCCGCCGCACCATGGTGGTGCTGCGCATCGCCTTCCTGTCCTCGGCGGTGCTGGAGCTGTTCTCCGCCATCGGCGTGGCGCTGGTCGCCGCCTATATCGGCCTGCATCTGTTGGGCGCGCTGGAATTCGGCAGCTGGGGCCGCGATTTCGGTCTCGCGCAGGGCCTGTTCATGCTGCTGCTGGCGCCCGCTTTGTTCGAGCCGCTGCGCGAGCTCGCCAGCGCCTGGCACGACCGCGCCGCCGGGCAGGCGGCCCTCGCGGCGCTGGAGCGGCTCGCCGCGCCGGGGCCGGGTATTGTCGGCGACGACGCGCCGGGACGGGTGGCGGCGCAGGGCGCGCCCTCGGTGCGGCTGGAGGCGCTCGGCTTCCGCCATGGCGATGGCGCGGCGGTGTTCGACGGCTTCACGCTGGATGTCGCGGCAGGCGAGCATGTGGCGCTGTTCGCCCCGAGCGGCGCCGGCAAGTCGACGCTGCTGGCGCTCATCGCGGGCCTTGCCGCGCCGGATTCCGGGCGGGTGCTGGTCGACGGCGAGACGCTCACCGAGGCGAGCGCGGCGCGGCTGCGCGCCCGCATGGCCCATATCGGCCAGCGCCCGCATATCTTCGCCGGGACGCTGAACGCCAATGTCAGCCTCGGACGCGCGGGCGTGGACGCGCCCGCCATCACGGCGGCACTGACGGCGGCGCGGCTTGACACGGTAGCCGCCCGGCGTGGGCCCGCTCCCATTGGCGAAGCCGGGCGCGGCCTTTCCGGCGGCGAAGCGCTGCGCCTCGCTCTGGCGCGTCTTGCCGCGACACCGCAGGCGGGTCTCATCCTCGCCGACGAGCCGACCGCCCATCTCGACGCCACCACGAGCGCCGAGGTGACAGAGGGTCTGCTCGCGCTCGCGCAGGGGCGCACGCTGATCCTCGCCACCCATGATCCCGCACTCGCCGCGCGGATGGACCGTGTCATAACCCTCGCCCCCGGCGCGGCAGCGGGAGAGGCGGCATGA